Genomic segment of Magnetococcales bacterium:
GAAAGTTTCTTCGTCCGTCACGCCTACTTCCTGGGGGCCAACGACCCTTACAAGGCCCTCAAGACCACCCTCAAGGCAGAGATCGACCAGGAGGCATGGGAGTCCCTGCACAGCGATGTCTCCCGCCCCTTCGATAAACCCAAATCGGGCCGCATCGCCGTCAAGGTGATCAACCATCTGGGGGACGAAGTGATGAAGGTGTTTGGAGTATAATCGTCCATACTTCTTTAAAATCTTGAATGGAAAAGAATGAACACATTTCGAGATGCCCTTGCTCCTCGTGCTGTTCAAATGCCACGAGTCGTTCGTGAGCATGAAATTCTCAGGGTTATTGGTGAGATTTCAATGGAACCTCGTGATGAGGCGGTAATTAAGGCACGGGGCGAAATTCTAAAATGGGTTCAGTCGAGATGTGGAGGACAACTTCCTCAACAAGCGTGGAACGGTGAAACTTTTGATTATTTTTCAGGTGGAAGGAATAGTGTTGGTGTCCGAATACAGGAACCTCAACTCGACGTGTGGGCAGTTCGGGCGGATGATCCGGATAAATCGGTAGCTGGGCGTGTATGGACTACTGAAGTCGTTATAAGCAGAGTGGATAATGGTCATCCCTATTTTAATTCTCGGTTGATTGTTAGTTCCCAAGAGGACCAACTTTATATTGAACCTGCTGTACAAGGATTTATAAGGAAACTATCTGAGAATGTAGCTCTGATCCGAGATGGGTATCGTTTTGTTTTGGACCCTATAAAAATTGAGTCCCAAGTAGATTATGATTGGTTCAGGAAAATATTATTAGATCCAAACAGATCTCTCCCAATTATTGTTTTGACTACTGGAAGACCCGTTGATGGTCATCGTCAGCTACTTATCAATACTGTAAATCTGTGCAAAACTACGATGGGAATCGCTGTTGTTGTTATTTTGACTTCTGAATTTTGCTGGAAATTATCAGAAGAATTTGGCCAGCAAAGATCCGTGTTTGGCGGTGCTGTTCGAGTATATTTGCCTGGTTTTTCTGACGAATCAAACCCATATGATCACAGGCTTTTCTTGGCAAATCAACTGTCAATTGGTAAAGAAAAAAAATTCGTTCTTCAATGGTTAAGAAATTTGGCAGCAAGAGAGAGTATTAAACGGACAAGGCTTGGTCAAGATGTCTATTCATTTTCATTAATTCGAAATGCGTCATTAAAATTCCTAGAAAAAAATCTTGACCAATCAGATGCGGATGAAAGTGAGAAGCTACAGGCAGCACTCACTCGTATAAAAGCGTTGGAAGACACAATTAAATCTCTTGAAAATGAGAATAATTTTTATATTGATGAGCACGACAAGATTGAAAAAAGAGTGGAAGATGCTGAAAAATTGACGTGCGCATCTGCATTTAGAATCCAGCAGCTACAGGATCAGATAAAAAATAGTGGCTCAAAGCCCGATGAGTCGCTTGCATTACCTGATACATGGGCGAAGTTTGGTGACTGGTGTGATAAGAATCTTACAGGACGATTAATTTTATCTTCCTCTGCACGGCGTGGCGTCAAATCTCCAGAATTTGAGGACGTCCAGTTAACCGCACGTTGCCTATTATGGTTGGCAAATGAATGCAGGGAAAGTCGGCTTGGCCAATATAATCTCCCTCTCCGTGAGGTACAGATAGAGTCAGGAGTCCGAAATTCCCATTGTGGTAGAGATGAATATGAAACAACGTGGGGAGGTAAACGGTATACAGTTGATTGGCATGTAAAAAATGGAGGAAACACTCGGGATCCTTCAAGGTGTCTCCGTATTTACTACTTTTGGGACACAGCAAGCCAGCAAATTATTATTGCAGATATGCCTGCTCATAGGAAAACAGATGCTAGTTGAGGATTAGTATCCCATGGAATTCCGCATCGCCGATACCTTCACGGCATCCCTGGCCAAGCTGACCGGACAGCAAC
This window contains:
- a CDS encoding modification methylase, yielding ESFFVRHAYFLGANDPYKALKTTLKAEIDQEAWESLHSDVSRPFDKPKSGRIAVKVINHLGDEVMKVFGV